From Rhodovastum atsumiense, a single genomic window includes:
- the sppA gene encoding signal peptide peptidase SppA encodes MSFESDLLIDRRRLKRRLFFWRTLAVLAAFGCALLLLGPRLDRVGGPHLARLSVTGLITENRKLTEAVSALAKDDSVRGLIVFVDSPGGSVAGGESLYGAIGRVAEQKPVVAVMGGTAASAGYMVSLPAARIFAREATLTGSIGVLLETGEISGLLSRVGITADVITSGPLKGEPAFVRPLSPAGRDVLKGLVMDMYEQFVAMVATRRHMAPEKVRDVADGRAYTGRQALALGLVDAIGGEPEARSWLAEAKGIPETLPVRDVRVGGLAERALADGLSTVLGDTLKSVLSQGLMLDEVRALWQPSRL; translated from the coding sequence ATGTCATTCGAATCTGACCTGCTGATCGACAGGCGGCGCCTCAAGCGCCGCCTGTTCTTTTGGCGGACCCTGGCAGTGCTGGCCGCCTTCGGCTGCGCCCTGCTGCTGCTTGGGCCGCGGCTCGATCGCGTCGGCGGCCCCCATCTCGCCCGGCTTTCAGTGACCGGCCTGATCACCGAAAACCGCAAGCTGACCGAGGCGGTGTCGGCCCTGGCGAAGGACGACTCCGTCCGCGGCCTGATCGTGTTCGTCGACAGCCCCGGCGGCAGCGTCGCCGGCGGGGAAAGCCTGTATGGCGCGATCGGCCGGGTGGCCGAACAGAAGCCGGTGGTCGCCGTCATGGGCGGCACCGCGGCCTCGGCGGGCTACATGGTCTCGCTGCCGGCCGCCCGGATCTTCGCGCGCGAGGCGACGCTGACCGGCTCGATCGGCGTGCTGCTCGAAACCGGCGAGATCTCCGGCCTGCTCTCGCGCGTTGGCATCACCGCCGATGTCATCACCTCGGGTCCGCTCAAGGGCGAACCGGCCTTCGTCCGGCCGCTCTCCCCGGCCGGGCGCGATGTGTTGAAGGGCTTGGTGATGGATATGTACGAACAGTTCGTTGCCATGGTCGCCACGCGCCGCCACATGGCCCCCGAAAAGGTGCGGGACGTCGCCGACGGCCGCGCCTATACCGGACGGCAGGCCCTGGCGCTCGGGCTGGTGGACGCGATCGGCGGCGAGCCGGAAGCACGCAGTTGGCTGGCCGAGGCGAAGGGCATTCCCGAGACTCTGCCGGTGCGCGACGTGCGGGTCGGCGGCCTGGCCGAGCGGGCGCTTGCGGACGGACTTTCAACCGTTCTGGGCGACACTCTGAAAAGCGTGCTCTCTCAAGGGCTTATGCTTGACGAAGTGCGTGCACTCTGGCAGCCTTCGCGCCTGTGA
- a CDS encoding integration host factor subunit beta codes for MTKSELIAELSAANPHLRGQDVELIVATIFNEITAALSRGERVELRGFGAFTVKRREARTGRNPRTGEAVPVDEKAVPFFKAGKELRERVNRGKREGRAASDAKGRTDQGVAA; via the coding sequence ATGACCAAGTCGGAGCTGATCGCCGAGCTGTCGGCCGCCAACCCGCATCTGCGGGGGCAGGACGTCGAGCTGATCGTCGCCACCATTTTCAACGAAATCACGGCGGCGCTGTCGCGCGGTGAGCGGGTTGAGCTGCGTGGCTTCGGGGCCTTCACGGTGAAGCGGCGGGAAGCGCGCACCGGCCGCAACCCCCGCACCGGCGAGGCAGTACCTGTCGATGAAAAGGCGGTGCCGTTTTTCAAGGCTGGCAAGGAGTTGCGCGAGCGGGTAAACCGCGGAAAGCGCGAGGGACGCGCTGCGTCTGATGCAAAGGGACGCACTGACCAAGGGGTGGCAGCCTGA
- a CDS encoding lipopolysaccharide assembly protein LapA domain-containing protein, translated as MLRILIAFPFLLILIVFALSNPGPATLKFWPTDYTLTAPLSFAILVGMGGAFLLGAFSTWLPAVFARGRARRAERTAQQLRTQVAELKKAKAPTTAVAAR; from the coding sequence ATGCTTCGCATCCTGATCGCCTTCCCGTTCCTTCTGATACTGATCGTGTTCGCTCTGTCGAACCCGGGACCGGCCACCCTGAAGTTCTGGCCGACTGACTACACGCTGACCGCGCCTCTTTCCTTCGCCATTCTCGTCGGCATGGGCGGCGCGTTCCTGCTCGGTGCCTTCTCGACCTGGCTGCCGGCCGTGTTCGCCCGTGGCCGCGCCCGTCGGGCCGAACGTACCGCGCAGCAGCTCCGGACCCAGGTGGCCGAGCTGAAGAAGGCCAAGGCCCCCACCACCGCGGTGGCCGCGCGCTGA
- the pyrF gene encoding orotidine-5'-phosphate decarboxylase, which translates to MAGLIAALDTTDVAQAGAWAGQVAPHCGLVKLGLEFYLANGAPGVRAVAARPVFLDLKVHDIPHTVAGAVRAVLPLRPRMLTLHAAGGPAMVTAARRAAEQAGPDRPILLAVTVLTSLDAETLAATGISGGPRQQALRLAKLAMEAGADGLVCSAHEVAALRAALDRTAILVVPGIRPAGFPSGDQVRTMTPRQAAEAGADWLVVGRPITSAPDPAAAAAEIAAEIASVP; encoded by the coding sequence ATGGCCGGCCTGATCGCGGCGCTCGACACGACTGACGTCGCGCAGGCCGGGGCCTGGGCAGGTCAGGTCGCACCCCATTGTGGCCTGGTGAAGCTCGGGTTGGAATTCTATCTTGCGAACGGAGCACCGGGTGTGCGCGCGGTGGCGGCACGCCCGGTTTTCCTTGATCTCAAGGTGCACGACATCCCCCACACCGTCGCCGGCGCGGTGCGGGCGGTGTTGCCGTTGCGCCCCCGGATGCTGACCCTGCACGCCGCTGGCGGCCCCGCCATGGTGACGGCCGCGCGCCGCGCTGCCGAGCAGGCCGGGCCCGACCGCCCGATCCTGCTGGCCGTGACCGTGCTGACCAGCCTCGATGCCGAGACCCTGGCCGCGACCGGCATTTCCGGTGGCCCGCGCCAGCAGGCGCTGCGCCTGGCCAAGCTGGCCATGGAGGCCGGTGCCGACGGGCTGGTGTGCAGCGCGCATGAAGTCGCCGCCCTGCGCGCGGCGCTGGACCGCACCGCCATCCTGGTGGTGCCGGGCATCCGCCCCGCCGGCTTCCCGAGTGGCGACCAGGTCCGCACCATGACGCCCCGCCAGGCTGCCGAGGCCGGCGCCGACTGGCTGGTGGTCGGCCGCCCGATCACCTCTGCCCCGGATCCCGCCGCCGCCGCCGCCGAAATCGCCGCCGAGATCGCGTCGGTCCCTTGA
- a CDS encoding phosphoribosylanthranilate isomerase, giving the protein MRVKICGINDVAGRDAALAAGADWLGFVFFPASPRAVTPTQAAALAAGVPARVGLFVKPTDDDIATTLAALRLDVLQIYADAERATAIRARFGCPVWRAVGVAAPSDLPRSADGVDGFVIEAKPPQDASRPGGNATTFDWSILAGWQAPLPWMLAGGLTPENVAEAIRNTGAPAVDVSSGVERAKGVKDPERIRAFVASARAGRK; this is encoded by the coding sequence GTGCGCGTGAAGATCTGCGGCATCAACGATGTCGCCGGCCGTGACGCGGCTCTTGCCGCCGGTGCCGACTGGCTGGGCTTCGTGTTCTTCCCCGCCTCGCCCCGCGCGGTGACGCCGACGCAGGCGGCCGCGCTTGCCGCTGGCGTGCCGGCCCGGGTGGGATTGTTCGTCAAACCCACCGACGACGACATCGCCACCACCCTCGCCGCCCTGCGCCTGGACGTCCTGCAGATCTATGCCGACGCCGAGCGGGCCACCGCGATCCGCGCAAGGTTTGGCTGCCCGGTGTGGCGCGCCGTCGGCGTCGCCGCCCCGTCCGACCTGCCGCGCAGCGCTGATGGCGTGGATGGATTCGTCATTGAAGCAAAGCCGCCACAGGACGCGTCCCGGCCGGGCGGCAACGCGACCACCTTCGACTGGAGCATCCTCGCCGGCTGGCAGGCGCCCCTGCCCTGGATGCTGGCCGGCGGCCTGACGCCGGAGAACGTGGCGGAGGCCATTCGCAACACCGGCGCACCGGCCGTCGATGTGTCGTCGGGCGTGGAACGGGCCAAGGGGGTCAAGGACCCCGAGCGCATCCGCGCCTTCGTGGCGTCAGCTCGCGCAGGAAGAAAGTAA
- a CDS encoding DMT family transporter — MASFPALSPLARQRLLFAILCFVWGTTWLAMKLGISVVPPAFFSGVRWTVAGVVLLAWRHFHGEPVLLTPRLLPRVLLLAFLMISLTSTIQLYGVREMSSGLASVISAALTPLGLLGFAVALRQERPGWHQAAAIATGILGILLLFGPGAITGRLDTAEVLGAVAVAFSTLLYCVGSVLARPVMRALPPVQLAGLTNLLGGLALLVLSLPFEPGAWEAAGFAWGWAAWLGWLWLVLPGSLGASVIYFLLVRDWGASRAGTYAFISPVIAVVLGVVLLGEKIDALQAVGMGLMLCGAGMALRRTA, encoded by the coding sequence GTGGCCTCATTCCCTGCGCTTTCGCCGCTGGCGCGGCAGCGCCTGCTGTTCGCGATTCTCTGCTTCGTCTGGGGCACGACCTGGCTTGCCATGAAGCTGGGCATCTCGGTGGTGCCGCCGGCCTTCTTCTCGGGCGTGCGCTGGACGGTGGCAGGGGTGGTGCTGCTGGCCTGGCGTCATTTTCATGGCGAGCCGGTCCTGCTGACACCGCGACTGCTGCCGCGCGTGCTGCTGCTCGCCTTCCTGATGATCAGCCTCACTTCCACCATCCAGCTCTATGGCGTGCGCGAGATGAGCAGCGGACTGGCCTCCGTGATCAGCGCGGCGCTCACCCCACTCGGATTGCTGGGCTTCGCGGTGGCGCTGCGGCAGGAACGGCCGGGCTGGCATCAGGCCGCCGCCATCGCCACCGGCATTCTCGGCATCCTGCTGCTGTTCGGGCCGGGCGCGATCACCGGCAGGCTGGACACGGCGGAAGTGCTGGGGGCCGTGGCCGTCGCCTTCAGCACCTTGCTCTATTGCGTCGGCTCGGTGCTGGCGCGCCCGGTCATGCGCGCGCTGCCGCCGGTGCAGCTTGCCGGACTGACCAACCTGCTGGGCGGGCTGGCGCTGCTGGTGCTGTCACTGCCCTTCGAGCCGGGCGCCTGGGAAGCCGCCGGCTTCGCCTGGGGGTGGGCCGCCTGGCTCGGCTGGCTATGGCTGGTGCTGCCGGGCTCACTCGGGGCGAGCGTCATCTACTTCCTGCTCGTGCGCGACTGGGGAGCCAGCCGTGCCGGCACCTATGCCTTTATCTCACCGGTGATCGCGGTGGTGCTGGGCGTGGTGCTGCTGGGGGAGAAGATCGACGCCCTGCAGGCCGTGGGAATGGGGTTGATGTTGTGCGGCGCCGGAATGGCGCTGCGGCGGACGGCGTAG
- a CDS encoding S1C family serine protease, which translates to MNRCAVLAAGLVAALVVATPAGAQKPPPLGAPDVPSGKPPPLGAPEAGRPPLREPPPTAGERPAASGSGFLVADGRVLTNAHVVAGCRRMTARNIRGERVPARIDAQDEQRDLALLTVSPGFGPALAFRNTPPVLRGEMVVTYGFPLSGLLSSGPTLTSGDISALSGLRDNPIHFQISAPVQPGNSGGPLLDAQGHVVGVVVSKLNAARIAKMTGGDIPQNVNFAIKGTEAQAFLQGHGVQPILEASTGPDRRAAEVGEIAHPATVFLQCFR; encoded by the coding sequence ATGAATCGATGTGCCGTTCTCGCCGCCGGTCTCGTGGCGGCGCTCGTCGTCGCCACCCCGGCCGGGGCCCAGAAGCCGCCGCCGCTGGGGGCGCCGGACGTGCCATCCGGCAAGCCACCGCCGCTCGGCGCGCCGGAAGCCGGCCGTCCGCCGCTGCGCGAGCCGCCGCCCACCGCCGGGGAACGGCCCGCCGCCAGCGGCAGCGGCTTCCTGGTGGCGGACGGTCGGGTACTGACCAATGCGCATGTGGTGGCGGGCTGTCGGCGCATGACCGCGCGCAATATCCGCGGCGAACGCGTCCCCGCGCGCATCGATGCCCAGGACGAGCAGCGCGATCTCGCTTTGCTGACGGTCTCGCCCGGCTTCGGGCCGGCGCTCGCCTTCCGCAACACCCCGCCGGTGCTGCGCGGGGAGATGGTGGTGACCTACGGCTTCCCCTTGTCCGGCCTGTTGTCCTCCGGTCCGACGCTGACCAGCGGCGACATCAGTGCCCTGTCGGGGCTGCGTGACAACCCGATCCATTTCCAGATCAGCGCACCGGTGCAGCCGGGCAATTCCGGCGGACCGTTGCTCGACGCCCAGGGGCACGTGGTCGGGGTGGTGGTTTCCAAGCTGAACGCCGCGCGCATCGCCAAGATGACTGGCGGCGACATCCCGCAGAACGTCAACTTCGCCATCAAGGGCACCGAGGCGCAGGCATTCCTGCAGGGCCATGGCGTGCAGCCGATCCTCGAGGCCAGCACCGGCCCGGACCGCCGCGCGGCGGAAGTGGGTGAAATCGCCCATCCCGCCACCGTGTTCCTGCAGTGCTTCCGCTGA
- a CDS encoding NAD(P)-dependent oxidoreductase, which produces MRGLFVDATEELEAVFRRVVRPDDPPVDVQVTPHVAPSDLPRLLAGYQVVLVDRSFMPTDAVRGCTDLRHIVFLGTGASSYMNPAELAALGVTVHTIRGYGDTAVAEHAIALMWAAARDLAAMDRAIRVHDWPRTEGVQLTGKTIGLLGFGGIAAEVARLAGGMGMRVLAWNRSPKTAPGVRFVDLDTLLGESHVLSLHLLLTEATRGMLSAERIARMRPGAILVNTARGALVDEAAMLAALRSGQLRHAALDVFEQEPLPHGHALATLPNVTLSAHSAFRTPEASETLVRRALDIAKRLATE; this is translated from the coding sequence ATGCGCGGGCTGTTCGTCGACGCCACCGAGGAACTGGAAGCCGTGTTCCGCCGCGTGGTGCGGCCCGACGACCCGCCGGTCGACGTGCAGGTCACCCCGCATGTCGCGCCGTCCGATCTGCCGCGCCTGCTGGCGGGCTACCAGGTAGTGCTGGTGGACCGCAGCTTCATGCCGACCGACGCCGTGCGCGGCTGCACCGACCTGCGCCACATCGTCTTCCTGGGCACCGGTGCGTCCAGTTACATGAACCCGGCGGAACTGGCCGCCCTCGGCGTCACCGTCCACACCATCCGCGGCTATGGCGACACCGCGGTGGCCGAGCACGCGATCGCCCTGATGTGGGCGGCCGCGCGCGACCTCGCGGCGATGGACCGCGCCATCCGCGTCCATGACTGGCCGCGCACGGAAGGCGTGCAACTGACCGGCAAGACCATCGGCCTGCTCGGCTTCGGCGGCATCGCCGCCGAGGTCGCCCGCCTCGCCGGCGGCATGGGCATGCGGGTGCTGGCCTGGAACCGCTCGCCGAAGACCGCGCCGGGGGTACGCTTCGTCGATCTCGACACGCTGCTGGGCGAAAGCCACGTGCTCAGCCTGCATTTGCTGCTGACCGAGGCGACCCGCGGCATGCTCTCGGCGGAGCGGATCGCCCGCATGCGGCCGGGGGCGATCCTGGTCAACACCGCACGCGGGGCGCTGGTGGACGAGGCGGCGATGCTGGCGGCGCTGCGCTCCGGGCAGTTGCGCCATGCCGCGCTCGATGTGTTCGAGCAGGAGCCGCTGCCGCACGGGCACGCGCTGGCGACGCTGCCGAACGTGACGCTGTCGGCGCACAGCGCCTTCCGCACCCCGGAAGCCAGCGAAACGCTGGTGCGCCGCGCACTGGACATCGCCAAACGCCTGGCAACCGAATAA
- the galE gene encoding UDP-glucose 4-epimerase GalE, whose protein sequence is MAQRFLVTGGAGFVGSHLVAALLDRGAECVVLDSLVLGHRAAVLPGARLIEGDLSDAAVLDAVLADGPWDGVFHFAARSLVGESMRDPMRYFIENAGNGARLIDACIRHGVQRFVLSSTAALFGRPADGPLDESTPVEPASAYGESKWMIERMLAWAGQVHGLRSACLRYFNAAGADPAGRLGEDHRPETHLIPLVIDAALGRRDTLDVFGNDFDTPDGTCIRDYVHVADLAEAHLRALARLDQGSVSYNLGTGHGHSVMEVIRAVERVGGRPVPFRVVGRRAGDPPVLVASSARIATETGWQPRFTKLDDIVATALRWRELHPNGYAG, encoded by the coding sequence ATGGCACAACGTTTCCTTGTGACCGGCGGCGCGGGCTTCGTCGGCAGCCATCTGGTCGCGGCGCTGCTGGACCGCGGGGCGGAATGCGTGGTGCTGGACAGCCTGGTGCTCGGACATCGCGCGGCGGTGTTGCCGGGCGCGCGGTTGATCGAAGGCGATCTTAGTGATGCGGCGGTGCTGGACGCGGTGCTCGCGGACGGTCCGTGGGATGGCGTGTTTCATTTCGCCGCGCGTTCGCTGGTGGGCGAGAGCATGCGCGATCCGATGCGCTATTTCATCGAGAACGCCGGCAACGGGGCCCGGCTGATCGACGCCTGCATCCGCCATGGTGTCCAGCGCTTCGTGCTGTCCTCCACCGCGGCGCTGTTCGGCCGGCCCGCGGACGGTCCGCTCGACGAATCGACGCCGGTCGAGCCGGCCTCGGCCTATGGCGAGAGCAAGTGGATGATCGAGCGCATGCTGGCCTGGGCCGGGCAGGTGCATGGCCTGCGCAGCGCCTGTCTGCGCTACTTCAACGCCGCCGGCGCCGATCCGGCGGGGCGGCTCGGCGAGGACCACCGGCCCGAGACGCATCTGATCCCGCTGGTGATCGATGCCGCGCTGGGGCGGCGCGACACGCTCGACGTCTTCGGCAACGATTTCGACACCCCGGACGGAACCTGCATCCGCGATTACGTGCATGTCGCCGACCTGGCGGAGGCCCATCTGCGGGCGCTGGCCCGGCTGGACCAGGGCAGCGTGTCCTACAATCTCGGCACCGGCCATGGGCACAGTGTCATGGAGGTGATCCGCGCGGTGGAGCGGGTGGGCGGCCGTCCGGTGCCGTTCCGCGTGGTCGGCCGACGTGCCGGTGATCCGCCGGTGCTGGTGGCTTCCTCCGCCCGCATCGCCACGGAGACCGGCTGGCAGCCACGCTTCACCAAACTCGATGACATCGTCGCGACCGCGCTGCGCTGGCGGGAGCTTCACCCGAACGGGTACGCCGGATAG
- a CDS encoding ferritin-like domain-containing protein has protein sequence MKHWRIEDVPWDRFDRSLVDPGIVPLVKAAAMVERNGTDYGIYLNNVFPDDPDFRAAVATWSLEEVQHGDALGRWAMLADPGWDYQAAFARFRAGYRIPLDADGSVRGSRTGELIARCMVETGTSSYYTALAEAAAEPVLREVCRLIAADEYRHFKLFYDHMRRWLTRERISLPHRLRIAAGRIGESEDDELAYAYHCANEPADLPYDRNRSVAAYMSGAMTFYRFHHVERGVGMVLKAVGLPPRGRLSGASARVAWALVRHRRRQLVARAAQRRKQSSAA, from the coding sequence ATGAAACACTGGCGCATCGAGGATGTGCCCTGGGATCGGTTCGATCGCAGCCTGGTGGATCCCGGGATCGTGCCGCTGGTCAAGGCGGCCGCGATGGTGGAGCGCAACGGCACTGATTACGGGATCTATCTGAACAACGTCTTTCCCGATGATCCAGATTTCCGGGCCGCCGTCGCCACCTGGAGCCTCGAGGAAGTGCAGCACGGCGACGCGCTCGGGCGCTGGGCGATGCTGGCCGATCCCGGCTGGGACTACCAGGCAGCCTTCGCGCGGTTCCGCGCCGGCTATCGCATTCCGCTCGACGCCGATGGCTCGGTGCGGGGCTCGCGCACCGGCGAACTGATCGCACGCTGCATGGTGGAGACCGGGACCTCCAGCTACTACACCGCGCTGGCCGAGGCGGCGGCCGAGCCGGTGCTGCGGGAGGTCTGCCGGCTGATCGCCGCCGACGAGTACCGCCATTTCAAGTTGTTCTATGACCACATGCGGCGCTGGCTCACGCGGGAGCGCATCTCCCTGCCGCACCGGCTGCGCATCGCCGCCGGCCGGATCGGCGAGAGCGAGGACGATGAACTCGCCTATGCCTATCATTGTGCTAACGAGCCGGCGGACCTGCCCTATGACCGGAACCGCTCCGTCGCCGCCTACATGAGCGGCGCCATGACGTTCTACCGTTTCCACCATGTCGAGCGGGGCGTGGGGATGGTCCTCAAGGCGGTCGGGCTGCCGCCGCGCGGGCGCTTGTCGGGCGCCTCCGCCCGGGTGGCCTGGGCCCTGGTCCGGCATCGCCGTCGCCAATTGGTCGCGCGTGCGGCGCAACGCCGCAAACAATCATCGGCCGCATGA
- the atpC gene encoding ATP synthase F1 subunit epsilon has protein sequence MPVDLEIVSPEKLLLSRPVDMVVIPAAEGELGVLPNHAPMIVLLRGGTIRLYEGAKVTDRLFVAGGFAEITPERVTVLATEATPVTELSRSEAERRLAAAQAEYDGANKLDVPALDAAMARIQSASAMLQAAQAA, from the coding sequence ATGCCTGTCGACCTGGAGATCGTGAGCCCGGAGAAGCTGCTGCTCTCCCGGCCCGTGGACATGGTGGTGATCCCGGCCGCCGAAGGCGAGCTCGGCGTGCTGCCGAACCACGCGCCCATGATCGTGCTGCTGCGCGGCGGCACGATCCGCCTTTACGAAGGGGCGAAGGTCACCGACCGGTTGTTCGTGGCCGGTGGCTTCGCCGAGATCACGCCCGAGCGCGTGACCGTGCTGGCCACCGAGGCGACCCCGGTGACCGAGCTATCCCGCAGCGAGGCCGAGCGGCGTCTTGCCGCCGCCCAGGCCGAGTATGACGGGGCGAACAAGCTGGACGTGCCGGCGCTGGATGCCGCCATGGCCCGCATCCAGTCCGCCAGCGCCATGCTGCAGGCCGCGCAGGCGGCCTGA
- the atpD gene encoding F0F1 ATP synthase subunit beta translates to MASNNVGRVTQVMGAVVDVQFDGELPFILNSLETKIGDRRLVLEVAQELGEKTVRTIAMDSTDGMVRGQEVVDTGKPIAMPVGPGTLGRILNVIGEPIDQRGPVTATKTYPIHREAPSFEEQAAAAEILVTGIKVVDLLAPYLKGGKVGLFGGAGVGKTVLIQELINNIAKAHGGVSVFAGVGERTREGNDLYHEMIDAGVIKLNDGNTDGSKVALVYGQMNEPPGARARVALSGLSVAEYFRDEEGQDVLFFVDNIFRFTQAGAEVSALLGRIPSAVGYQPTLATDMGALQERITSTKKGSITSVQAIYVPADDLTDPAPATSFAHLDATTVLSRQIAELGIYPAVDPLDSTSRSLDPRIVGEEHYTVAREVQRILQTYKSLQDIIAILGMDELSEEDKLVVARARKIQRFLSQPFHVAEVFTGFPGVFVPIADTVRSFKAIVAGEYDHLPEAAFYMVGTIEEAVKKAESMKATA, encoded by the coding sequence ATGGCCAGCAACAATGTCGGGCGCGTGACGCAGGTGATGGGCGCCGTCGTGGACGTCCAGTTCGACGGCGAGCTCCCGTTCATCCTGAACTCCCTCGAGACCAAGATCGGCGATCGCCGCCTGGTGCTCGAGGTCGCCCAGGAGCTTGGCGAGAAGACCGTGCGCACCATCGCCATGGACAGCACCGACGGCATGGTGCGTGGCCAGGAAGTGGTGGACACCGGCAAGCCGATCGCCATGCCGGTCGGCCCCGGCACGCTCGGCCGCATCCTGAACGTCATCGGTGAGCCGATCGACCAGCGCGGCCCGGTGACGGCGACCAAGACCTACCCGATCCACCGCGAGGCTCCCTCCTTCGAGGAACAGGCCGCCGCGGCCGAGATCCTGGTCACCGGCATCAAGGTGGTGGACCTGCTCGCCCCGTACCTGAAGGGCGGCAAGGTCGGCCTGTTCGGCGGCGCCGGCGTGGGCAAGACCGTGCTCATCCAGGAGCTGATCAACAACATCGCCAAGGCGCATGGTGGCGTGTCGGTGTTCGCGGGCGTCGGTGAGCGCACCCGCGAGGGCAACGACCTCTACCACGAGATGATCGACGCCGGCGTCATCAAGCTGAACGACGGCAACACCGACGGCTCCAAGGTGGCGCTGGTCTATGGCCAGATGAACGAGCCGCCGGGCGCGCGTGCCCGCGTGGCGCTGTCCGGCCTGTCGGTCGCGGAGTACTTCCGCGACGAGGAAGGCCAGGACGTGCTGTTCTTCGTGGACAACATCTTCCGCTTCACCCAGGCGGGCGCCGAGGTGTCGGCGCTGCTCGGCCGCATCCCCTCCGCGGTGGGCTACCAGCCGACGCTGGCCACTGACATGGGCGCGCTGCAGGAGCGCATCACCTCGACCAAGAAGGGCTCGATCACTTCGGTGCAGGCGATCTACGTGCCGGCCGACGACCTGACCGACCCGGCGCCGGCGACCTCCTTCGCCCACCTCGACGCCACCACCGTGCTGTCGCGCCAGATCGCCGAGCTCGGCATCTATCCGGCGGTGGACCCGCTCGACTCGACCTCGCGCTCGCTCGACCCGCGCATCGTCGGCGAGGAACACTACACGGTGGCCCGCGAAGTGCAGCGCATCCTGCAGACCTACAAGTCGCTGCAGGACATCATCGCCATCCTGGGCATGGACGAGCTGTCGGAAGAGGACAAGCTGGTGGTGGCGCGCGCGCGCAAGATCCAGCGCTTCCTCTCGCAGCCCTTCCACGTCGCCGAGGTGTTCACCGGCTTCCCCGGCGTGTTCGTGCCGATCGCCGACACCGTGCGCAGCTTCAAGGCGATCGTGGCCGGCGAGTACGACCACCTGCCGGAAGCGGCGTTCTACATGGTCGGCACCATCGAGGAAGCGGTGAAGAAGGCCGAATCCATGAAGGCGACGGCCTGA
- a CDS encoding F0F1 ATP synthase subunit gamma has product MPSLKDLRGRITSVKSTQKITSAMKMVAASKLRRAQTQAEAARPYAQRMERMLASLAANVAGSPTAPKLLAGTGRDQVHLLIAVTGDRGLAGAFNANVGRLTRNLARKLEAEGKTVKIFAVGRKGRDYLRREFPNAVIGDVNYVGRKTIEFADAAAIAQRVVAMLDAGEFDVCTLVYNRFQSVMTQIPTEVRLIPAPLPEQVVQAGPGARAQYEFEPDEEAILASLLPQNLAIQIYRAQLESAAGFFGAQMTAMDSATRNAGDMIKRLTLNYNRARQANITKELIEIISGAEAV; this is encoded by the coding sequence ATGCCCAGCCTGAAGGATCTGCGCGGCCGCATCACCAGCGTGAAGTCGACGCAGAAGATCACGTCGGCCATGAAGATGGTCGCGGCCTCCAAGCTGCGCCGCGCCCAGACCCAGGCCGAGGCGGCGCGGCCTTACGCCCAGCGGATGGAGCGCATGCTCGCATCCCTCGCCGCCAACGTGGCGGGCAGCCCGACTGCGCCGAAGCTGCTCGCCGGCACCGGCCGCGACCAGGTCCACCTGCTGATCGCCGTCACCGGCGATCGCGGCCTGGCCGGCGCGTTCAACGCGAATGTCGGCCGCCTGACCCGCAATCTCGCGCGCAAGCTCGAGGCCGAGGGCAAGACGGTCAAGATCTTCGCGGTGGGCCGCAAGGGCCGTGACTATCTGCGCCGCGAGTTCCCGAACGCCGTCATCGGCGACGTGAACTATGTCGGCCGCAAGACCATCGAGTTCGCCGATGCCGCCGCCATCGCCCAGCGCGTGGTGGCGATGCTGGACGCGGGCGAGTTCGATGTCTGCACCCTGGTCTACAACCGCTTCCAGTCGGTGATGACGCAGATCCCGACCGAGGTGCGGCTGATCCCGGCGCCCTTGCCGGAGCAGGTGGTGCAGGCCGGTCCCGGTGCGCGCGCGCAATATGAATTTGAGCCGGACGAGGAGGCCATCCTCGCCAGCCTGTTGCCGCAGAACCTCGCGATCCAGATCTACCGCGCCCAGCTGGAGAGCGCCGCTGGCTTCTTCGGCGCGCAGATGACGGCGATGGACAGCGCCACCCGCAATGCCGGTGACATGATCAAGCGCCTGACCCTGAACTACAACCGGGCCCGCCAGGCCAACATCACCAAGGAACTGATCGAGATCATCTCCGGCGCCGAAGCCGTCTGA